Proteins found in one Streptomyces sp. CB09001 genomic segment:
- a CDS encoding PhzF family phenazine biosynthesis protein, protein MTDYDVLRVFCAPNGGYGNELGVVRDGSVLPEPERRQELAAKLGFSETVFVDDPERGVVDIYTPTLRLPFAGHPCVGTAWLLDVPELVMPAGVVGARLDGEFSWIEARPEWAPPRTLRQYATVAEVEGLAVPPKGEWLYAWAWEDEAAGRVRARAFPGRDDGIDEDEATGAAALLLTERLGRALNITQGTGSQILTAPQPEGWVEIGGRVRLER, encoded by the coding sequence GTGACCGACTACGACGTGCTCCGCGTCTTCTGCGCGCCCAACGGTGGATACGGCAACGAACTGGGCGTCGTCCGGGACGGATCCGTACTGCCGGAGCCCGAGCGGCGGCAGGAGCTGGCCGCGAAACTCGGCTTCAGCGAGACCGTGTTCGTCGACGATCCGGAGCGCGGCGTCGTCGACATCTACACGCCCACCCTGCGCCTGCCCTTCGCCGGGCACCCCTGCGTCGGCACCGCCTGGCTCCTCGACGTGCCCGAACTCGTCATGCCGGCCGGGGTGGTGGGTGCCCGGCTGGACGGGGAGTTCAGCTGGATCGAGGCCCGCCCCGAGTGGGCGCCGCCGCGCACCCTGCGCCAGTACGCCACCGTCGCCGAGGTCGAGGGCCTCGCGGTGCCCCCGAAGGGCGAGTGGCTCTACGCCTGGGCGTGGGAGGACGAGGCGGCGGGACGGGTGCGGGCCCGCGCCTTCCCCGGTCGCGACGACGGCATCGACGAGGACGAGGCGACGGGGGCGGCGGCCCTGCTGCTCACCGAACGGCTGGGCCGCGCCCTCAACATCACGCAGGGAACCGGCTCCCAGATCCTCACCGCGCCGCAGCCCGAGGGCTGGGTGGAGATCGGCGGGCGGGTACGCCTGGAGCGGTGA
- the efeO gene encoding iron uptake system protein EfeO encodes MRAARLTAVTAVATAAALAAVTGCTEKSGAEDGEHVITVTATDDKCEVSKAEFPAGHVELAVENKGSKVTEVYLLFPDDRVVTERENIGPGTKQRVTAEVKAGDYRIACKPGMKGKGIRQDVKATGGKAAARDPRLDEAVAAYRQYVQQQADETLPKAEAFAKAVRAGDLQAAKKAYAPSRIGWERTEPVAESFGDIDPKVDVREDGLEDGQDPATDWTGWHRLEKALWQDGKIGDREKELAATLVTDLKDWQNRVGKAEITPTSMANGAKELLDEVATGKVTGEEERYSHTDLVDFKANVEGAQQSYALLKPVAKENDAALTKELDRQFAGLDKLLDQYRPNTSSYEFTSYDKVGKADRKELSDAVNALAEPLSKLAAAVVTK; translated from the coding sequence ATGCGAGCCGCCAGACTCACCGCCGTCACCGCCGTCGCCACCGCCGCGGCCCTGGCCGCCGTCACGGGATGCACGGAGAAGAGCGGCGCCGAGGACGGCGAGCACGTCATCACGGTGACGGCGACGGACGACAAGTGCGAGGTGTCGAAGGCCGAGTTCCCGGCCGGTCACGTCGAACTCGCCGTCGAGAACAAGGGCTCCAAGGTCACCGAGGTCTACCTTCTCTTCCCCGACGACCGGGTGGTCACCGAGCGGGAGAACATCGGCCCCGGCACCAAGCAGCGGGTCACCGCCGAGGTGAAGGCGGGCGACTACCGGATCGCCTGCAAGCCCGGCATGAAGGGCAAGGGCATCCGCCAGGACGTGAAGGCCACCGGCGGCAAGGCCGCCGCCCGCGACCCGCGCCTCGACGAGGCCGTGGCCGCCTACCGCCAGTACGTGCAGCAGCAGGCCGACGAGACCCTGCCGAAGGCGGAGGCGTTCGCGAAGGCCGTCCGGGCCGGTGACCTTCAGGCCGCGAAGAAGGCGTACGCCCCCTCCCGTATCGGCTGGGAGCGCACCGAGCCGGTCGCGGAGTCCTTCGGCGACATCGACCCGAAGGTCGACGTCCGCGAGGACGGCCTGGAGGACGGCCAGGACCCGGCGACCGACTGGACCGGCTGGCACCGCCTGGAGAAGGCGCTGTGGCAGGACGGGAAGATCGGCGACCGGGAGAAGGAGCTGGCCGCCACCCTGGTCACCGACCTGAAGGACTGGCAGAACCGGGTCGGCAAGGCCGAGATCACCCCCACCTCCATGGCCAACGGCGCCAAGGAGCTGCTCGACGAGGTCGCCACCGGCAAGGTCACCGGCGAGGAGGAGCGCTACTCGCACACCGACCTGGTCGACTTCAAGGCCAACGTGGAGGGCGCGCAGCAGTCGTACGCGCTGCTGAAGCCGGTCGCGAAGGAGAACGACGCGGCGCTGACGAAGGAACTGGACCGCCAGTTCGCGGGGCTGGACAAGCTGCTCGACCAGTACCGCCCGAACACCTCCTCCTACGAGTTCACCTCCTACGACAAGGTCGGCAAGGCGGACCGCAAGGAGCTGTCGGACGCGGTCAACGCGCTCGCGGAGCCGCTGTCCAAGCTGGCCGCGGCCGTGGTCACGAAGTAG
- the efeB gene encoding iron uptake transporter deferrochelatase/peroxidase subunit produces the protein MTDTESPAPAPAPSPSRRSLIGWGGAGLALGAAAAAGGAVAVDRTGDDVDPAGADAGSAVPFHGAHQAGIATPVQDRLHFAAFDVTTEDRAAFVALLKEWTAAARRMTAGHAVGEGAYGGLPEAPPDDTGEALGLRPSRLTLTIGFGPSLFARFGLAGRRPEALADLPKFPGDNLDKARSGGDLCVQACADDPQVAVHAIRNLARIGFGKVVVRWSQLGFGKTSSTTPDEQTPRNLLGFKDGTRNIAGTEKDRLEKFVWAAEKDGPAWMAGGSYLVARRIRMHIETWDRTSLQEQEDVFGRDKGEGAPVGKAEERDEPFLKAMKPDAHVRLAHPDSNGGATLLRRGYSFTDGTDGLGRLDAGLFFLAYQRDIRTGFVPVQRSLATDALNEYIQHVGSAVFAVPPGVRDADDWWGSTLFGKEA, from the coding sequence ATGACGGACACCGAGTCCCCCGCACCGGCCCCCGCCCCCTCCCCCTCCCGGCGGTCGCTGATCGGCTGGGGCGGCGCGGGCCTCGCGCTCGGCGCCGCCGCGGCGGCCGGCGGGGCGGTGGCGGTGGACCGCACCGGCGACGACGTGGACCCGGCCGGCGCCGACGCGGGCTCCGCCGTGCCCTTCCACGGGGCGCATCAGGCGGGCATCGCCACGCCGGTGCAGGACCGCCTGCACTTCGCGGCGTTCGACGTGACGACCGAGGACCGTGCCGCCTTCGTGGCACTGCTCAAGGAGTGGACGGCGGCGGCCCGCCGGATGACCGCCGGTCACGCGGTGGGCGAGGGCGCCTACGGCGGCCTGCCCGAGGCCCCGCCGGACGACACCGGCGAGGCGCTGGGCCTCAGACCGTCCCGGCTGACCCTCACCATCGGCTTCGGGCCGTCCCTCTTCGCGAGGTTCGGCCTCGCCGGCCGGCGCCCCGAGGCCCTGGCCGACCTGCCCAAGTTCCCCGGGGACAACCTCGACAAGGCCCGCAGCGGCGGCGACCTGTGCGTCCAGGCCTGCGCCGACGACCCCCAGGTCGCCGTGCACGCGATCCGCAACCTCGCCCGCATCGGCTTCGGCAAGGTCGTCGTGCGCTGGTCGCAGCTCGGCTTCGGCAAGACCTCGTCCACGACGCCCGACGAACAGACCCCGCGCAACCTGCTCGGCTTCAAGGACGGCACCCGCAACATCGCGGGCACGGAGAAGGACCGCCTGGAGAAGTTCGTCTGGGCCGCCGAGAAGGACGGACCGGCCTGGATGGCAGGCGGTTCGTACCTCGTCGCCCGGCGCATCCGCATGCACATCGAGACCTGGGACCGTACCTCCCTCCAGGAGCAGGAGGACGTGTTCGGCCGGGACAAGGGCGAGGGCGCGCCGGTCGGCAAGGCCGAGGAACGCGACGAGCCGTTCCTGAAGGCGATGAAGCCCGACGCGCACGTCCGGCTCGCGCACCCCGACTCCAACGGCGGGGCGACGCTGCTGCGCCGCGGCTACTCCTTCACCGACGGCACGGACGGCCTGGGCCGCCTGGACGCCGGCCTGTTCTTCCTCGCCTACCAGCGCGACATCCGCACGGGCTTCGTCCCCGTGCAGCGCAGTCTGGCGACGGACGCGCTCAACGAGTACATCCAGCACGTGGGTTCGGCGGTCTTCGCCGTGCCGCCCGGGGTCCGCGACGCGGACGACTGGTGGGGCAGCACGCTGTTCGGCAAGGAGGCGTAA
- the efeU gene encoding iron uptake transporter permease EfeU — protein MFSNYLIGLREGLEASLVVCILIAYLVKTDRRDALKPIWAGIGVAIAIALGFGCALEFGSQELTFKAQEALGGSLSVLAVVLVTWMVFWMRRTARHLKTELHGRLDAALAMGTGALVATAFLAVGREGLETALFVWASVHAASDGTPRPLIGVALGLATAVLLGWLFYRGALRINLARFFTWTGGMLVVVAAGVLAYGVHDLQEADLVPGLTNLAFDISNTVDPASWYGTLLKGVFNFQPDPTVLQVTVWLLYLVPTLALFLAPVGFASGKGKVKEPDEPGSRPSKAPQA, from the coding sequence GTGTTCTCGAACTACCTGATCGGCCTGCGCGAGGGCCTGGAGGCTTCCCTCGTCGTCTGCATCCTCATCGCCTACCTGGTCAAGACGGACCGCCGGGACGCCCTGAAACCGATCTGGGCGGGCATCGGCGTCGCGATCGCCATCGCGCTCGGCTTCGGCTGCGCGCTGGAGTTCGGCTCGCAGGAGCTGACGTTCAAGGCGCAGGAGGCGCTGGGCGGTTCGCTCTCCGTCCTGGCCGTGGTCCTGGTGACGTGGATGGTCTTCTGGATGCGCCGCACCGCCCGCCACCTCAAGACGGAGCTGCACGGCAGGCTGGACGCGGCCCTCGCCATGGGCACCGGGGCGCTGGTGGCCACCGCGTTCCTGGCGGTGGGCCGGGAGGGCCTGGAGACGGCGCTGTTCGTGTGGGCGTCGGTGCACGCGGCGAGCGACGGCACCCCGCGCCCGCTGATCGGCGTGGCCCTGGGACTGGCCACGGCGGTGCTGCTCGGCTGGCTGTTCTACCGGGGCGCGCTGCGTATCAACCTGGCCCGGTTCTTCACCTGGACCGGCGGCATGCTGGTGGTCGTGGCGGCGGGCGTCCTGGCCTACGGCGTGCACGACCTCCAGGAGGCCGACCTGGTGCCGGGCCTGACGAACCTGGCCTTCGACATCAGCAACACGGTCGACCCGGCCAGCTGGTACGGCACCCTGCTCAAGGGCGTGTTCAACTTCCAGCCCGACCCGACCGTCCTCCAGGTCACGGTGTGGCTGCTGTACCTGGTCCCGACGCTCGCGCTCTTCCTCGCCCCGGTAGGGTTCGCCTCCGGGAAGGGGAAGGTGAAGGAACCTGATGAGCCAGGATCGCGGCCCTCGAAGGCCCCGCAGGCTTGA
- a CDS encoding bifunctional DNA primase/polymerase yields MSAEFGGRSGLQGKLSSWLRGRRPKEAAGDGGREDLLLAAAGAGLPLAPAAHPAGYRCSCDRVGCPTPARHPVSFAWQTQSTTDRGQIERWARHQPEANFITATGMVHDVLDVPLEAGREAVERLLAAGVEVGPVAESDDGRLLLFTLTRGTPEDEDEWWPCELDCHPETMDEHPGLRWHCRGSYVLVPPARLPGEHRTVHWVRGPEHPLPDPLTLLETLTDACARHAGAEGDHEGASWPLRR; encoded by the coding sequence ATGAGCGCGGAGTTCGGCGGTCGGAGCGGTCTGCAGGGCAAACTCTCCTCGTGGCTGCGCGGACGCCGCCCCAAGGAGGCCGCCGGAGACGGTGGCCGGGAGGATCTGCTGCTCGCCGCCGCCGGTGCCGGACTGCCCCTGGCGCCCGCCGCGCACCCCGCCGGATACCGTTGCTCCTGCGACCGCGTGGGCTGTCCCACCCCCGCCCGGCACCCGGTGTCGTTCGCCTGGCAGACGCAGTCCACCACCGACCGTGGTCAGATCGAGCGCTGGGCCCGGCACCAGCCCGAGGCCAACTTCATCACCGCCACCGGCATGGTGCACGATGTGCTCGACGTGCCGCTGGAGGCCGGTCGGGAGGCGGTGGAGCGGTTGCTCGCCGCCGGTGTCGAGGTCGGGCCGGTCGCCGAGAGCGACGACGGGCGCCTGCTGCTGTTCACCCTCACCCGGGGCACGCCCGAGGACGAGGACGAGTGGTGGCCCTGCGAGCTGGACTGCCACCCCGAGACCATGGACGAGCACCCGGGACTGCGCTGGCACTGCCGCGGTTCCTACGTGCTGGTACCGCCCGCCCGGCTGCCCGGGGAACACCGCACGGTGCACTGGGTGCGCGGCCCCGAGCATCCGCTGCCGGACCCGCTGACCCTGCTGGAGACCCTCACCGACGCCTGTGCCCGGCACGCCGGTGCGGAGGGCGACCACGAGGGAGCCTCCTGGCCGCTGCGCCGCTGA
- a CDS encoding TetR/AcrR family transcriptional regulator, giving the protein MATTRKSARTTTSAAERPHPDATRRSQRSRQAIYDAALALVGEVGYPKTTIEGIAARAGVGKQTIYRWWSSKAQVLLEAFLDLGEQAVQGQGQGQGQGQGEPYAIPDTGDIAADLKAVLRATVDQLYDPKFEAPSRALAAEGLVNEQLGREFVAKLLEPSLQLHVDRLRAAQAAGQVRPEIDPRIALELFVSPLAQRWLQHTAPISYAYTDTLVDYALHGLAPR; this is encoded by the coding sequence ATGGCCACCACCCGGAAATCCGCCCGCACCACGACCTCCGCCGCCGAGCGGCCGCACCCCGACGCCACCCGGCGCAGCCAGCGGTCCCGCCAGGCCATCTACGACGCCGCCCTCGCCCTGGTCGGCGAGGTCGGCTACCCCAAAACCACGATCGAGGGCATCGCGGCCCGCGCCGGTGTCGGCAAGCAGACGATCTACCGGTGGTGGTCCTCGAAGGCGCAGGTCCTGCTGGAGGCCTTCCTCGATCTCGGTGAACAGGCCGTACAGGGGCAGGGGCAGGGGCAGGGGCAGGGGCAGGGCGAGCCCTACGCGATTCCGGACACGGGTGACATCGCCGCCGACCTCAAGGCCGTACTGCGCGCCACCGTCGACCAGCTGTACGACCCGAAGTTCGAGGCGCCGTCCCGTGCCCTGGCCGCCGAGGGGCTCGTCAACGAACAGCTCGGCCGGGAGTTCGTCGCCAAGCTGCTGGAGCCCTCGCTCCAGCTCCACGTCGACCGTCTGCGGGCCGCACAGGCGGCCGGACAGGTGCGGCCGGAGATCGACCCGCGCATCGCGCTGGAACTCTTCGTCTCGCCGCTCGCCCAGCGCTGGCTCCAGCACACCGCGCCGATCTCCTACGCCTACACCGACACCCTCGTCGACTACGCGCTGCACGGGCTCGCCCCACGGTGA
- a CDS encoding response regulator transcription factor, translating to MRIVIAEDDPLLREGLALLLRAEGLDVVATADTAESVLAAIGEHEPDVAILDVRMPPTHTDEGVRAAVEARRRRPGLAVLVLSAYVEQSFATDLLTGGVGGLGYLLKERVGRVEEFMDALGRVAGGGTAIDPEVVAQLFTRTRQDTRLERLSPREREVLGLMAEGLGNSAIAGRLVVTDGAVHKHIRSIFAKLDLSPADQVDRRVAAVLHYLENARAPRH from the coding sequence CTGCGGATCGTGATCGCCGAGGACGATCCGCTGCTGCGCGAGGGTCTCGCCCTGCTGCTGCGGGCCGAGGGCCTGGACGTGGTCGCCACCGCGGACACCGCCGAGTCGGTGCTCGCGGCCATCGGCGAGCACGAGCCCGACGTGGCCATCCTCGATGTGCGGATGCCGCCCACCCACACCGACGAAGGCGTCCGCGCGGCCGTCGAGGCACGGCGGCGGCGCCCCGGACTCGCCGTTCTGGTGCTGTCCGCGTACGTGGAGCAGTCCTTCGCCACCGACCTGCTGACCGGGGGAGTGGGCGGCCTCGGCTACCTGCTCAAGGAACGCGTGGGGCGGGTCGAGGAGTTCATGGACGCGCTCGGGCGGGTCGCGGGCGGCGGCACCGCCATCGACCCCGAGGTCGTCGCCCAGTTGTTCACCCGGACGCGCCAGGACACGCGTCTGGAGCGTCTCAGTCCGCGGGAGCGGGAGGTGCTCGGTCTGATGGCCGAGGGCCTGGGCAACAGTGCCATCGCCGGACGGCTCGTGGTCACCGACGGAGCCGTCCACAAGCACATCCGCAGCATCTTCGCCAAGCTCGACCTGTCCCCGGCCGACCAGGTCGACCGGCGGGTGGCGGCCGTTCTGCACTACCTGGAGAACGCGCGGGCGCCACGCCACTGA
- a CDS encoding small ribosomal subunit Rsm22 family protein, which translates to MNDPADTLRAALADLVDGLPPRQAAQAVERLIANYRGDTPTDAPILRDRADVVAYAAYRMPATFAAVRSALAAFAAAVPGWVPGSHVDVGGGTGAATWAVSDTWGGARPVTVLDWAEPALALGREIAASLPALREVHWRRSRIGAALDIDSADLVTVSYVLNELAPADRAALVDTAVGAARAVVIVEAGTPAGYARVIEARDRLVAAGFRVAAPCPHSAACPIVPGTDWCHFAARVSRSSLHRQVKSGSLAYEDEKFSYVAATRIPAEPAPSRVVRRPQIRKGQVLLDLCESDEQLRRRTVTKRRGDLYKAARDAAWGDSWPPGED; encoded by the coding sequence GTGAACGACCCCGCCGACACCCTGCGCGCCGCCCTCGCCGACCTCGTCGACGGGCTGCCGCCCCGACAGGCCGCCCAGGCCGTGGAGCGGCTGATCGCCAACTACCGCGGGGACACGCCGACCGACGCCCCCATCCTGCGCGACCGCGCCGACGTCGTCGCCTACGCCGCCTACCGCATGCCCGCCACCTTCGCCGCCGTGCGCTCCGCGCTCGCCGCGTTCGCCGCGGCCGTGCCGGGCTGGGTGCCCGGCAGCCACGTGGACGTCGGCGGCGGGACCGGCGCCGCCACCTGGGCCGTCAGCGACACCTGGGGCGGGGCGCGACCGGTGACCGTGCTCGACTGGGCCGAGCCCGCGCTTGCTCTCGGCCGGGAGATCGCCGCCTCGCTCCCCGCCCTGCGCGAGGTCCACTGGCGGCGTTCGCGGATCGGAGCGGCGCTCGACATCGACAGCGCCGACCTCGTCACGGTGTCCTACGTACTCAACGAGCTGGCCCCGGCCGACCGCGCCGCCCTCGTCGACACCGCCGTCGGCGCCGCGCGGGCCGTCGTGATCGTCGAGGCCGGGACCCCCGCCGGTTACGCCCGCGTCATCGAGGCCCGCGACCGGCTGGTCGCCGCCGGGTTCCGGGTCGCCGCGCCCTGCCCGCACAGTGCCGCCTGCCCCATCGTGCCCGGCACGGACTGGTGCCACTTCGCGGCCCGCGTCAGCCGGTCCAGCCTGCACCGGCAGGTCAAGAGCGGATCCCTCGCCTACGAGGACGAGAAGTTCAGCTATGTCGCCGCCACCCGGATCCCTGCCGAGCCCGCCCCTTCCCGGGTGGTCCGGCGCCCGCAGATCCGCAAGGGACAGGTGCTGCTCGACCTCTGCGAGTCCGACGAGCAGTTGCGGCGGCGCACGGTCACCAAGCGGCGCGGCGACCTGTACAAGGCGGCCCGCGACGCCGCCTGGGGCGACTCCTGGCCGCCCGGGGAGGACTGA
- a CDS encoding serine hydrolase domain-containing protein translates to MDPGQLRRAVAQVHDLTTGERPWAAGAVVAVGRGPVLAAEAAAGWAVRYASYDPHTDTGVELPERSRVPMSVDTPFDLASLTKLFTAVAAVQQIERGTLGIDAEVGAYLPDFRAAAEHRITVRQLLTHTSGLRPELPLYDCADSADSADKDERLRRLRAEPPVGVPGTYCYSDLNMLLLQQVLERITGRGLDVLVRDGITRPLGMTSTGFGPCPGAAATEDQRRPWAKADRGMLRGVVHDENAWALGGVAGHAGLFSTGRDLAVFCRTLLAGGSHGPARILGPDFVELLLAEPGLGFALDQPWFMGELAGRGAAGHTGFTGTMLVLDRATDTFAILLANTVHPRRRAPDNRARAALCTRVARAVRA, encoded by the coding sequence CTGGACCCCGGGCAGCTCCGGCGTGCGGTCGCCCAGGTGCACGACCTCACCACCGGCGAACGACCCTGGGCGGCGGGCGCCGTCGTGGCCGTCGGACGCGGGCCCGTGCTCGCCGCCGAGGCCGCGGCGGGCTGGGCGGTGCGCTACGCCTCCTACGACCCGCACACCGACACGGGCGTGGAGCTGCCGGAGCGCTCGCGGGTGCCGATGAGCGTGGACACGCCCTTCGACCTCGCCTCGCTGACGAAGCTGTTCACCGCGGTGGCCGCCGTGCAGCAGATCGAGCGGGGCACGCTCGGCATCGACGCGGAGGTCGGCGCCTACCTGCCGGACTTCCGGGCCGCGGCCGAGCACCGCATCACCGTACGGCAGCTGCTCACCCACACCTCCGGGCTGCGGCCCGAACTCCCGCTGTACGACTGCGCCGACTCCGCCGACTCCGCCGACAAGGACGAACGGCTGCGGCGGCTGCGGGCGGAGCCGCCGGTGGGGGTGCCGGGCACGTACTGCTACTCGGACCTGAACATGCTGCTCCTGCAACAGGTGCTGGAGCGCATCACCGGGCGGGGGCTCGACGTTCTCGTCCGGGACGGGATCACCCGGCCGCTGGGCATGACGTCGACGGGCTTCGGACCGTGTCCGGGCGCCGCGGCCACGGAGGACCAGCGGCGGCCGTGGGCCAAGGCGGACCGGGGGATGCTGCGCGGGGTCGTCCACGACGAGAACGCGTGGGCGCTGGGCGGGGTGGCCGGTCACGCGGGGCTGTTCTCCACGGGGCGGGACCTGGCGGTCTTCTGCCGGACACTGCTCGCGGGCGGCTCCCACGGGCCCGCGCGCATCCTCGGGCCCGACTTCGTGGAACTGCTCCTGGCCGAACCGGGGCTCGGGTTCGCCCTGGACCAGCCGTGGTTCATGGGGGAGCTGGCGGGGCGCGGGGCGGCGGGGCACACCGGTTTCACCGGCACGATGCTGGTCCTCGACCGGGCGACGGACACCTTCGCGATCCTCCTCGCCAACACGGTCCACCCGCGCCGCCGCGCCCCGGACAACCGGGCCCGCGCGGCGCTGTGCACGCGGGTGGCGCGGGCGGTGCGGGCCTGA
- a CDS encoding multidrug effflux MFS transporter — translation MPERGPSTHMPQTSHSSQISQKLPAVRRVSLLVTLILGSLTATPPLAMDMYLPALPEVTRSLGAPAATVQLTLTACLAGMALGQIVVGPMSDKWGRRRPLLAGLAVYVVATALCAVAPNVELLVAFRLVQGLAGAAGIVIARAVVRDLYDGVAMARFFSTLMLISGVAPVVAPLIGGQILRVTDWRGVFVVLVVVGVVLGVVVWARLPETLPVEERHAGGVGDTLRAMRGLLADRAFTGYMLAGGFAFASLFAYVAASPFVMQEIYGASAQTFSLLFGLNSVGLVVVGQINGKILVGRVRLDRVLGLGLVVVIAAATVLLLMSLGVFGEVGLGPVAAALFVLMSAMGLSLPNTQALALMRVKKSAGSASALLGTSSFLIGAIASPLVGIAGDDTAVPMAVVQLVAAVVALGFLVTMCRGRRAGKGEDN, via the coding sequence ATGCCCGAGCGCGGGCCGTCCACGCACATGCCGCAAACGTCTCATTCATCGCAAATATCGCAAAAGCTGCCCGCCGTCCGGCGCGTCAGTCTTCTCGTCACCCTCATCCTCGGCAGCCTGACCGCCACGCCGCCGCTGGCCATGGACATGTACCTCCCCGCGCTCCCGGAGGTCACCCGGTCCCTGGGCGCACCGGCCGCGACCGTCCAGCTCACGCTCACCGCCTGCCTGGCCGGCATGGCCCTCGGTCAGATCGTGGTCGGCCCGATGAGCGACAAGTGGGGGCGCCGGCGTCCGCTGCTGGCCGGGCTCGCCGTCTACGTCGTCGCCACCGCGCTGTGCGCCGTCGCGCCGAACGTGGAACTCCTCGTCGCCTTCCGGCTGGTCCAGGGTCTCGCGGGCGCCGCCGGGATCGTCATCGCCCGGGCCGTCGTGCGCGACCTGTACGACGGCGTGGCCATGGCCCGCTTCTTCTCCACCCTCATGCTGATCTCCGGCGTCGCGCCGGTCGTCGCGCCGCTCATCGGCGGGCAGATCCTGCGGGTGACGGACTGGCGGGGCGTGTTCGTCGTCCTCGTGGTGGTCGGGGTGGTGCTGGGCGTCGTCGTGTGGGCCCGGCTGCCGGAGACGCTGCCCGTCGAGGAGCGGCACGCGGGCGGTGTCGGCGACACCCTGCGCGCGATGCGCGGCCTGCTCGCCGACCGGGCCTTCACCGGGTACATGCTCGCGGGCGGCTTCGCCTTCGCCTCGCTGTTCGCCTACGTCGCGGCGTCGCCGTTCGTCATGCAGGAGATCTACGGAGCCTCCGCGCAGACGTTCAGCCTGCTGTTCGGCCTCAACTCCGTCGGGCTCGTCGTGGTCGGGCAGATCAACGGCAAGATTCTCGTCGGGCGGGTCAGACTGGACCGGGTACTCGGTCTCGGCCTCGTCGTCGTGATCGCCGCCGCGACCGTACTGCTGCTGATGTCCCTGGGCGTCTTCGGCGAGGTCGGGCTCGGGCCGGTCGCCGCCGCGCTGTTCGTGCTGATGTCGGCGATGGGTCTCAGCCTGCCCAACACCCAGGCGCTGGCCCTGATGCGGGTCAAGAAGTCCGCCGGTTCCGCCTCCGCGCTGCTCGGCACCTCCTCCTTCCTCATCGGCGCGATCGCCTCGCCGCTGGTCGGAATCGCGGGGGACGACACCGCCGTACCGATGGCCGTGGTCCAGTTGGTGGCCGCGGTGGTGGCGCTCGGCTTCCTCGTGACCATGTGCCGCGGGCGGAGAGCAGGCAAGGGAGAAGACAACTGA
- a CDS encoding Gfo/Idh/MocA family oxidoreductase produces the protein MTGQKVRWGILATGGMAARFTADLVDLPDAEVVAVASRTEASAKAFAERFGIPRAYGGWETLARDEDVDVVYVATPHSAHRTAAGLCLEAGRNVLCEKPFTLNAREAGELVALARERGVFLMEAMWMYCNPLVRRLKELVGSGAIGEVRSLQADFGLAGPFPPAHRLRDPAQGGGALLDLGVYPVSFAQLLLGEPSDVAARAVLSEEGVDLQTGALLSYESGALASVHCSITGGTPNSASITGSEGRIDVPNGFFFPDHFVLHRTGQDPQEFRADPADGPRESLRHEAEEVMRALRAGETESPLVPLDGTLAVMRTLDAIRDRVGVRYPGEPAGTGETGDAAEPVVTPA, from the coding sequence GTGACCGGACAGAAGGTGCGCTGGGGGATTCTCGCGACCGGCGGAATGGCGGCGCGATTCACGGCGGATCTGGTCGATCTGCCGGACGCGGAGGTCGTGGCGGTGGCGTCGCGGACCGAGGCGTCGGCGAAGGCGTTCGCCGAGCGGTTCGGCATACCGCGGGCGTACGGCGGCTGGGAGACGCTGGCGCGGGACGAGGACGTCGACGTGGTGTACGTCGCGACCCCGCACTCGGCGCACCGGACCGCGGCCGGCCTGTGCCTGGAGGCGGGCCGGAACGTGCTGTGCGAGAAGCCGTTCACGCTGAACGCGCGCGAGGCCGGGGAACTGGTCGCGCTCGCCCGTGAACGGGGCGTCTTCCTCATGGAAGCGATGTGGATGTACTGCAACCCGCTGGTGCGGCGCCTGAAAGAACTGGTCGGCAGCGGCGCGATCGGCGAAGTCCGCAGCCTCCAGGCCGACTTCGGCCTCGCGGGCCCCTTCCCGCCCGCGCACCGGCTGCGCGACCCCGCGCAGGGCGGCGGCGCGCTGCTGGACCTGGGCGTGTACCCGGTGTCGTTCGCGCAGCTGCTGCTCGGTGAGCCCTCGGACGTCGCCGCGCGAGCGGTGCTCTCCGAGGAGGGCGTCGATCTCCAGACGGGCGCGCTGCTGTCCTACGAGAGCGGCGCGCTCGCCTCGGTGCACTGCTCCATCACCGGCGGTACGCCCAACTCGGCGTCGATCACCGGCTCCGAGGGCCGCATCGACGTCCCGAACGGCTTCTTCTTCCCGGACCACTTCGTGCTGCACCGGACCGGCCAGGACCCGCAGGAGTTCCGCGCCGACCCGGCCGACGGCCCCCGCGAGAGCCTGCGGCACGAGGCCGAGGAGGTGATGCGGGCCCTGCGCGCCGGGGAGACCGAGTCACCGCTGGTCCCCCTGGACGGCACGCTGGCCGTGATGCGGACGCTCGACGCGATCCGGGACCGCGTCGGCGTCCGCTACCCGGGAGAACCGGCAGGAACGGGAGAGACAGGAGACGCGGCGGAGCCGGTCGTCACGCCGGCGTGA